One Micromonospora eburnea genomic region harbors:
- a CDS encoding FadR/GntR family transcriptional regulator, with translation MTFAPVPRASVSDHVFGQLRDAILSGRYRPEETLPGERELAAAFAVNRHAVREALRRLQQLGLVRVSQGDATRVLDWRVHAGLDLALSLARSADVLPVETLVRDMLEMRACVGIDAARLCAERGDPAVTAALVQAAEEYALLTPDLPRMDEANIAVWRLIVRGSGNTAYLLAFNSLVAGAFALGEVPPDARAAELLDVAGHRRLAAAIAAGQGAEAARHAQALLTAPVTTPTTPVPRREA, from the coding sequence GTGACGTTCGCCCCCGTTCCCCGCGCCTCGGTCTCCGACCACGTCTTCGGCCAGCTCCGCGACGCCATCCTCAGCGGCCGCTACCGGCCCGAGGAGACGCTGCCCGGCGAACGCGAGCTGGCTGCCGCGTTCGCGGTCAACCGGCACGCCGTCCGGGAGGCGCTGCGCCGGCTCCAACAGCTCGGCCTGGTCCGGGTCAGCCAGGGCGACGCGACCCGGGTGCTGGACTGGCGGGTGCACGCCGGGCTGGACCTGGCGCTCTCGCTGGCCCGGTCCGCAGACGTACTCCCGGTCGAGACGCTGGTCCGCGACATGCTGGAGATGCGGGCCTGCGTCGGCATCGACGCCGCCCGGCTCTGCGCCGAACGCGGCGACCCGGCGGTCACCGCCGCCCTGGTCCAGGCCGCCGAGGAGTACGCCTTGCTCACGCCCGACCTGCCCCGGATGGACGAGGCCAACATCGCGGTCTGGCGGCTGATCGTGCGAGGCAGCGGTAACACCGCCTACCTACTGGCCTTCAACAGCCTGGTGGCCGGCGCCTTCGCCCTCGGCGAGGTCCCGCCCGACGCGCGCGCCGCCGAACTGCTCGACGTCGCCGGGCATCGCCGGCTCGCCGCCGCCATCGCGGCCGGCCAGGGCGCGGAAGCCGCTCGGCACGCCCAGGCCCTGTTGACCGCCCCGGTCACCACCCCCACCACCCCCGTCCCCCGAAGGGAAGCCTGA
- a CDS encoding sterol desaturase family protein, giving the protein MIPAVLYAVPAFLLLVIIEAVSYRFLPDDDERGYELRDTTTSLSMGLGSQLIGVPWKLLTAGLYAALWLVAPIHLSPGDWWTWVIVFFADDIAYYWFHRLHHEVRVLWASHVVHHSSVYYNLSTALRQSWTPMTSLPFWLPLALLGIPPWMIFLQQSISLLYQFFLHTERINVLPRPIELLFNTPSHHRVHHGSNAEYLDLNYGGILIVWDRLFGTFEPERAAVRYGLTKNINTYNPLRVATHEFAAIWADARAARTWRHRLGYVFGRPGWQPAR; this is encoded by the coding sequence ATGATCCCCGCCGTGCTCTACGCCGTCCCGGCGTTCCTGTTGCTCGTCATCATCGAGGCGGTCTCCTACCGGTTCCTCCCCGACGACGACGAACGCGGCTACGAACTGCGCGACACCACCACCAGCCTGTCGATGGGCCTGGGCAGCCAGCTCATCGGCGTGCCGTGGAAACTGCTGACCGCCGGCCTCTACGCGGCGCTGTGGCTGGTGGCGCCGATCCACCTCTCCCCCGGCGACTGGTGGACCTGGGTGATCGTCTTCTTCGCCGACGACATCGCCTACTACTGGTTCCACCGGCTGCACCACGAGGTACGCGTGCTCTGGGCCAGCCACGTGGTGCACCACTCCAGCGTCTACTACAACCTCTCCACGGCGCTGCGGCAGAGCTGGACCCCGATGACCTCGCTGCCGTTCTGGCTGCCCCTGGCGCTGCTCGGCATCCCGCCATGGATGATCTTCCTACAGCAGTCGATCAGCCTGCTGTACCAGTTCTTCCTGCACACCGAGCGGATCAACGTGCTGCCCCGACCGATCGAGCTGCTGTTCAACACGCCGTCGCACCACCGGGTCCACCACGGCTCCAACGCCGAGTACCTGGACCTCAACTACGGTGGCATCCTCATCGTCTGGGACCGGCTCTTCGGCACCTTCGAGCCGGAACGGGCCGCCGTCCGGTACGGGCTGACCAAGAACATCAACACGTACAACCCACTGCGGGTGGCCACGCACGAGTTCGCCGCGATCTGGGCCGACGCCCGTGCCGCCCGTACCTGGCGGCACCGCCTCGGCTACGTCTTCGGCCGTCCCGGTTGGCAGCCGGCCCGATGA
- a CDS encoding lysoplasmalogenase family protein encodes MRRPWLPLFGLATVVELVGVALDSTATEWLAKPLLAPLLLAYLWSARRRVDGVAVGLVFATAGDVALLVPGQTAFLAGMGCFLVTQLALLTAFLRHRRPPVVAALAYLVVWAGANALLQGTLGALWLPVLGYSLALSLMAAAATGVSRRVAIGGALFLGSDLLIGLGAAGIHLPGQGLLVMSTYAAALLLITTGWVTATNAADRPSPVRRDPLQIA; translated from the coding sequence ATGAGGCGTCCCTGGCTGCCCCTGTTCGGGCTCGCCACGGTGGTCGAACTGGTCGGCGTCGCGCTGGACTCGACCGCCACGGAGTGGCTGGCCAAACCGCTGCTGGCGCCGCTGCTGCTGGCGTACCTCTGGTCGGCACGGCGGCGGGTCGACGGCGTCGCGGTCGGCCTGGTGTTCGCCACCGCCGGGGACGTGGCCCTGCTGGTGCCGGGTCAGACCGCGTTCCTGGCCGGCATGGGCTGTTTCCTGGTCACCCAGCTCGCCCTACTCACCGCGTTCCTCCGGCACCGCCGGCCGCCGGTCGTGGCGGCGCTGGCGTACCTGGTGGTCTGGGCGGGGGCGAACGCCCTGCTCCAGGGCACACTGGGGGCACTCTGGCTGCCGGTGCTCGGCTACAGCCTGGCGCTGTCCCTGATGGCCGCCGCCGCGACCGGGGTGTCCCGGCGGGTGGCGATCGGCGGGGCGCTCTTCCTCGGGTCGGACCTGCTGATCGGGCTCGGTGCCGCGGGCATCCACCTGCCCGGCCAGGGCCTGCTGGTGATGTCGACGTACGCGGCGGCCCTGCTGCTGATCACCACCGGCTGGGTCACCGCGACGAACGCCGCCGACCGCCCGTCGCCGGTCCGGCGTGATCCACTCCAGATCGCCTGA